A stretch of the Acanthochromis polyacanthus isolate Apoly-LR-REF ecotype Palm Island chromosome 22, KAUST_Apoly_ChrSc, whole genome shotgun sequence genome encodes the following:
- the ephx2 gene encoding bifunctional epoxide hydrolase 2 isoform X2, with protein sequence MAGNKAVLFNFWGVAVSSRPESVFHQLEKLHSLPGGFLRDVVSLKDGAMRQAERGAMTLSQMIPALEAECVKEAEIRGVTLPSDWSVRGLLEPLREAMLDVQPAVLKTAASLHRSGILTAVLANHWLDDSASGHAPAGLLSLLGGHFDLVLQSCRSGHRVPETAMFSSALHHLGVTSQQAVWLDADDEGVKAAEAAGMKAILVENLDAALNKLADFTGVQAVGAESPPPTCSPDQLPHGYVTIRPGVTTHFVEMGSGPPVLLCHGFPESWYSWRYQIPALAAAGFRVLALDMKGYGESTAPPDIQEYSQEQLCKDLIIFLDKMSIPQVTLVGHDWGGALVWSMAQYFPERVRAVASLNTPLFKVDPKVSPFERLNALPVFDYQNYFQKPGVAEAELEKDLERTFKIFFSSSSEEASRPAVSTAGVCARGGLFVGLPEQIPRSSMLTEADLQYYVSQYKERGFRRPLNWYRNREETWKWMCSRPFGKLLMPALMVTAGKDRILLPQLSKGMEDLIPNLSRGHIEQCSHWTQVEKPAETNNILISWLKETHLKAGGVTMAPKL encoded by the exons ATGGCCGGGAACAAAGCCGTCCTGTTCAACTTCTGGGGAGTCGCTGTCTCCTCCAGACCTGAGTCTGTTTTCCACcagctggagaagctgcacAGTCTGCCGGG AGGTTTTCTCAGAGATGTTGTGTCCCTGAAGGACGGCGCCATGAGGCAGGCAGAGAGAGGAGCCATGACACTTTCTCAG atGATCCCAGCGCTGGAGGCCGAGTGTGTGAAGGAGGCTGAGATCAGGGGCGTGACTCTGCCTTCTGATTGGTCGGTCAGAGGCCTGCTGGAGCCGCTCAGAGAGGCCATGCTGGACGTCCAACCCGCCGTGCTGAAGACAGCTGCCAGTCTGCATCGCAGCG gaatactCACAGCCGTGCTGGCCAATCACTGGTTGGATGACAGCGCCTCTGGACACGCCCCCGCCGGCCTCCTCTCGCTGCTGGGCGGCCATTTTGACCTGGTCCTCCAGTCCTGCCGTTCAGGTCACAGGGTCCCCGAGACCGCCATGTTCAGCTCCGCTCTGCATCACCTGGGAGTGACGTCACAACAG GCTGTGTGGCTGGATGCAGATGATGAGGGCGTGaaggcagcagaagcagcagggaTGAAGGCCATCCTGGTGGAGAATCTGGACGCCGCTCTGAACAAACTGGCCGACTTCACTGGAGTTCAG gctGTTGGAGCAGAGAGTCCTCCACCGACCTGCAGCCCCGACCAACTGCCTCATGGATACGTCACCATCAGA CCTGGTGTGACCACTCACTTCGTGGAGATGGGCTCCGGTCCACCGGTCCTGCTGTGTCACGGCTTCCCTGAGAGCTGGTACTCCTGGAGGTACCAG ATCCCTGCCTTGGCTGCAGCAGGGTTCAGGGTGTTGGCTCTGGACATGAAGGGATATGGAGAGTCCACAGCGCCCCCTG ACATACAGGAATATTCTCAGGAGCAGCTTTGTAAG gatttaatcatatttttggatAAAATG TCGATCCCACAGGTCACCCTGGTGGGTCATGACTGGGGCGGCGCCCTGGTGTGGTCGATGGCCCAGTACTTCCCAGAGAGAGTCAG GGCTGTGGCATCTCTGAACACTCCTCTGTTCAAGGTGGATCCTAAAGTTTCTCCTTTCGAGAGGCTGAACGCTCTTCCTGTATTTGACTACCAGAACTATTTCCAGAAACCA GGTGTAGCAGAGGCCGAGCTGGAGAAGGATCTGGAGAGAACATTCAAGATTTTCTTTTCCAGCAGCAGTGAAGAG GCCAGTCGTCCTGCTGTCAGCACTGCAGGAGTCTGTGCTCGAG GCGGTCTGTTTGTGGGTCTGCCGGAGCAGATCCCCAGGAGCTCCATGCTGACGGAGGCTGACCTGCAGTACTACGTCAGCCAGTACAAAGAGAGAGGCTTCAG GAGACCCTTGAACTGGTATCGAAACCGTGAGGAGACCTGGAAGTGGATGTGCTCCCGACCCTTTGGGAAG cTGCTGATGCCGGCGCTGATGGTGACGGCAGGTAAAGACAGAATTCTGCTGCCACAGTTGTCGAAGGGAATGGAGGACTTG ATCCCCAACCTGAGCAGAGGACACATCGAACAGTGTTCACACTGGACTCAGGTGGAAAAACCAGCAGAGACCAACAACATCCTGATTTCATGGCTGAAAGAGACACACCTGAAGGCTGGAGGGGTTACCATGGCACCCAAACTGtaa